The following are encoded together in the Chlorocebus sabaeus isolate Y175 chromosome 20, mChlSab1.0.hap1, whole genome shotgun sequence genome:
- the CDC42SE1 gene encoding CDC42 small effector protein 1, with protein sequence MSEFWHKLGCCVVEKPQPKKKRRRIDRTMIGEPMNFVHLTHIGSGEMGAGDGLAMTGAVQEQMRSKGNRDRPWSNSRGL encoded by the exons ATGAGTGAATTTTGGCACAAACTGGGCTGCTGTGTGGTAGAGAAACCCCAGCCG aagaagaagagaagacggATTGACCGGACCATGATTGGGGAACCAATGAATTTTGTCCACCTGACTCACATTGGCTCTGGGGAGATGGGGGCCGGAGATGGACTTGCCATG ACAGGTGCAGTTCAGGAGCAGATGAGATCCAAGGGAAACCGAGATAGGCCATGGAGCAATTCTAGGGGCTTATAG
- the C20H1orf56 gene encoding protein MENT translates to MVPAAGALLWVLLLSLGPRAAGAQGLTQTPTAMQRISLRSAGPRTRSYRSTAWPVFPRKTRIILEDDNDAMADADRLAGPAAAELLAATVSTGFSRSSTINEEDGSSEEGVVINAGKDNTSRELPSVTPSTAGSSSTRFIANSQEPEIRMTSSLPHSPGRSTEDPPGSEATLSQWSTPGSTPSRWPSPSSTAMPPPEDLRLVLMPWGPWHCHCKSGTMSRSRSGKLHGLSGRLRIGALSQLRTEHKPCTYQQCPCNRLREECPLDTSLCTDTNCASQSTTSTRATTTPFPTIHLRSSPSLPPTSPCPALAFWKQVRIGLEDIWNSLSSVFTEMQPIDRNRR, encoded by the exons ATGGTCCCCGCCGCCGGCGCGCTGCTGTGGGTCCTGCTGCTGAGTCTGGGTCCCCGGGCGGCGGGGGCCCAAGGCCTGACCCAGACTCCGACCGCAATGCAGAGGATCAGTTTACGCTCTGCGGGCCCCAGGACCCGCAGCTACCGGAGCAccgcctggcctgtttttcccCGGAAGACGAGGATAATCCTAGAGGACGATAATGATGCCATGGCCGACGCCGACCGCCTGGCTGGACCGGCGGCTGCAGAGCTCTTGGCCGCCACGGTGTCCACTGGCTTTAGCCGGTCGTCCACCATTAACGAGGAGGATGGGTCTTCGGAAGAGGGGGTTGTGATTAATGCCGGAAAGGATAACACCAGCAGAGAGCTTCCCAGTGTGACTCCCAGTACAGCGGGGAGTTCCAGCACGAGGTTTATAGCCAATAGTCAGGAGCCTGAAATCAGGATGACTTCAAGCCTGCCGCACTCCCCCGGGAGGTCTACTGAGGACCCGCCAGGCTCGGAGGCCACCCTGAGCCAGTGGTCCACACCCGGGTCTACCCCGAGCCGGTGGCCGTCACCCTCATCTACAGCCATGCCACCTCCTGAGGATCTGCGACTGGTGCTGATGCCCTGGGGCCCGTGGCACTGCCACTGCAAGTCGGGCACCATGAGCCGGAGCCGGTCTGGGAAGCTGCACGGCCTTTCCGGGCGCCTTCGAATTGGGGCGCTGAGCCAGCTCCGCACGGAGCACAAGCCTTGCACCTACCAACAATGTCCCTGCAACCGACTTCGGGAAGAGTGCCCCCTGGACACAAGTCTCTGTACTGACACCAACTGTGCCTCTCAGAGCACCACCAGTACCAGGGCCACCACTACCCCCTTCCCCACCATCCACCTCAGAAGCAGTCCCAGCCTGCCACCCAccagcccctgcccagccctggctTTTTGGAAACAGGTCAGGATTGGCCTGGAGGATATTTGGAATAGCCTCTCTTCAGTGTTCACAGAGATGCAACCA ATAGACAGAAACCGGAGGTAA